One Polaribacter sp. KT25b DNA segment encodes these proteins:
- a CDS encoding lytic transglycosylase domain-containing protein translates to MNKFLFLLLFSLSVFSQKPKGVVLEPIRDTLWPDDNVKRTIKVANIIEKDTFSNQDLIIIDSLLVDEKFNSSLIDSLEFVLNDIDITGNTSTVLTTDLLKLRLSLLNEKTPFNLAYNTTLEKVINSYLSSRKKYFPQLFARAKYYFPMFEQYLDEYDIPLEMKFLAIVESALLPQIKSRAGATGLWQFMYGTGKQFDLKVSSYVDERQDPVKSTIAACKYLSQLYRIFGDWDLALAAYNSGPGNVSKAIKRSGGNKNYWNIRPYLPRETASYVPAFYATMYIFEYAEEHNIYSELPQFFNFETDTIRVKRTIGFDHITEILKVEEDVISFLNPVYKLDIVPFIKDHNYAIRLPKDKIIEFLEKEKEIYALAEADEASREKPLPKYFEMDNSIRYKVKNGDFLGKIAQKFGVRVSDIKRWNSLKTSHLKIGQRLTVFSGKLSVNRTSSTIKKVSTSIAKGDYEVYTVQKGDSLWTISKKFKNVSIEEIKKWNNIWSAKSLKTGTKLKIYKS, encoded by the coding sequence ATGAACAAATTTTTATTCCTGTTACTTTTTAGTCTTTCTGTATTTTCTCAAAAACCAAAGGGTGTTGTTTTAGAGCCAATTAGAGATACTTTATGGCCAGACGATAATGTGAAAAGAACAATTAAAGTTGCTAATATCATTGAAAAAGATACGTTTTCTAACCAAGATTTAATAATAATAGATAGTTTGTTGGTTGATGAAAAATTTAATTCGTCATTAATTGATAGTTTAGAGTTTGTTTTAAATGATATTGATATTACAGGTAATACTTCTACAGTTTTAACTACAGATTTATTAAAATTGCGTTTATCGCTTTTAAATGAAAAAACACCTTTTAATTTAGCGTACAATACTACCTTAGAAAAGGTAATTAATAGTTATTTATCATCTAGAAAAAAATATTTTCCTCAGTTGTTTGCAAGAGCTAAATATTACTTTCCTATGTTTGAGCAATATTTAGATGAATACGATATTCCTTTAGAAATGAAGTTTTTAGCAATTGTAGAATCTGCATTATTGCCACAAATAAAATCTAGAGCAGGTGCAACAGGTTTATGGCAATTTATGTATGGTACAGGAAAACAGTTCGATTTAAAAGTAAGTTCTTATGTTGATGAACGTCAAGATCCTGTAAAATCAACAATTGCTGCGTGTAAATATTTAAGTCAGTTATACAGAATTTTTGGCGATTGGGATTTGGCTTTAGCAGCTTATAATTCTGGTCCAGGAAATGTATCAAAAGCGATAAAACGCTCTGGAGGTAATAAAAATTATTGGAATATAAGACCTTATTTGCCGAGAGAAACAGCAAGTTATGTGCCAGCATTTTATGCTACTATGTATATTTTTGAATATGCAGAAGAACACAATATTTACTCAGAACTCCCTCAGTTTTTTAATTTTGAAACAGATACAATTCGTGTAAAAAGAACCATTGGTTTTGATCATATTACAGAAATATTAAAGGTAGAAGAAGATGTTATTTCTTTTTTAAACCCAGTTTATAAATTAGATATTGTTCCTTTTATTAAAGATCATAATTACGCAATAAGGTTGCCAAAGGATAAAATTATCGAATTCTTAGAAAAAGAAAAAGAAATTTATGCATTAGCAGAAGCAGATGAAGCTTCAAGAGAAAAGCCATTGCCTAAATATTTTGAAATGGATAATAGTATTCGTTATAAAGTAAAAAATGGTGATTTTTTAGGGAAAATTGCACAGAAATTTGGCGTGAGAGTTAGTGATATTAAACGTTGGAATTCGTTAAAAACCAGTCATTTAAAAATAGGACAAAGACTTACTGTTTTTTCTGGAAAATTGAGTGTAAATCGAACATCATCCACAATTAAAAAAGTCTCTACTTCTATAGCAAAAGGAGATTATGAAGTTTATACAGTTCAAAAAGGAGATTCTCTTTGGACGATCTCTAAAAAATTTAAAAATGTTTCTATAGAAGAAATTAAAAAGTGGAACAATATTTGGAGTGCTAAAAGTTTAAAAACCGGAACTAAACTAAAAATATATAAAAGCTAA
- a CDS encoding penicillin-binding protein 1A, producing the protein MATKKTTNFKKYLIWFWGIVLGGFTIIIFTFLFASWGYLGELPTFKDLENPESNLATEVISSDGVTIGKYAKENRTPVKFNELPDNLVNALIATEDERFYEHSGIDFRGTTRAVLKPGSGGASTITQQLARMLFTGEKSRNKFKRVLEKVKEWVVAIKLETQYTKHEIIAMYLNKYDFLNQAVGIRSAARIYFGKEPKDLVVEESAMLIGMLKNSSYYNPLRREALVKQRRNVVLLQMAKNEFITESEKINLQQLPLNVNYTPESHSDGYATYFRAHLQKMMRTWVRENPKPNGEQYNIFSDGLKIYVTIDSRMQKYAEEAVSEHMANLQEYFFNEQKRNKTAPFYDLDAGEIARSYERAKRSSERYRRLKAVGKSAKEIDKIFKTKTEMSVFTWKGDKDTIMSPMDSIKYYKYFLRSGLLSIEPQTGHIKAWVGGIDNKHFKYDAVAQQKRQVGSTFKPFVYATAINQLRMSPCDELPNTPYTIPKGKYGIPKDWMPENSDGKYGGMITLKDALAGSVNVISANLMDKVTPENVVRLAKAAGIETDIPANPSLALGAVELSLYEMVSAYSTFANKGLRVRPMIITRIEDKNGTVLKDFTPQTQEVLSEESAYVILDLLKGVTESGSGIRLRSTYSSAGKAATGFPYLFTNPIAGKTGTTQNQSDGWFMGIVPNLATGVWAGGEDRATHFAGISKGQGATMALPTWALFMKKCYEDKTLNISKEDFEKPEDLTINIDCIDKSDEEINTNTGGDIDF; encoded by the coding sequence ATGGCAACGAAAAAAACAACAAATTTTAAAAAATACCTTATATGGTTTTGGGGTATTGTCTTAGGTGGATTTACAATTATAATATTTACTTTTTTGTTTGCGTCTTGGGGTTATTTAGGAGAATTACCAACTTTTAAAGATTTAGAAAATCCAGAATCAAATTTGGCAACAGAAGTAATTTCTTCGGATGGCGTTACGATTGGTAAATATGCAAAAGAAAATAGAACTCCGGTAAAGTTTAACGAGTTGCCAGATAATTTGGTAAATGCACTAATAGCAACCGAAGATGAACGTTTTTATGAACATTCTGGTATTGACTTTAGAGGAACTACAAGAGCAGTTTTAAAACCTGGAAGTGGTGGTGCAAGTACAATAACACAACAACTTGCAAGAATGTTATTTACGGGCGAAAAATCTAGAAATAAGTTTAAAAGAGTACTCGAAAAAGTAAAAGAATGGGTTGTGGCAATAAAACTAGAAACCCAATATACAAAGCATGAAATTATTGCAATGTATTTAAATAAGTACGACTTTTTAAATCAAGCAGTTGGTATTCGTTCTGCAGCAAGAATCTATTTTGGTAAAGAACCAAAAGATTTAGTAGTAGAAGAATCTGCAATGTTAATTGGTATGCTAAAAAACTCATCGTATTATAATCCATTAAGAAGAGAAGCGCTAGTAAAACAAAGAAGAAACGTTGTTTTGCTGCAAATGGCTAAAAATGAATTTATTACGGAGTCAGAAAAAATTAATTTGCAACAATTACCGTTAAATGTAAATTATACTCCAGAAAGTCATAGTGATGGTTATGCAACTTATTTTAGAGCACATTTACAAAAAATGATGCGTACTTGGGTAAGAGAAAATCCGAAGCCAAATGGAGAACAATATAATATTTTTAGCGATGGATTAAAAATTTATGTAACGATAGATTCTAGAATGCAAAAATATGCAGAAGAAGCTGTTAGTGAACACATGGCTAATTTACAAGAATACTTTTTTAACGAACAAAAAAGAAATAAAACAGCACCTTTTTACGATTTAGATGCTGGTGAAATAGCTAGAAGTTATGAAAGAGCAAAAAGGAGTTCAGAAAGATATCGTCGTCTTAAAGCTGTTGGAAAATCAGCTAAAGAAATAGATAAAATTTTTAAGACAAAAACAGAGATGAGCGTCTTTACTTGGAAAGGAGACAAAGACACAATTATGTCTCCTATGGATTCTATTAAATATTATAAATACTTTTTACGATCTGGATTATTATCAATAGAACCACAAACTGGGCATATTAAAGCTTGGGTTGGTGGTATAGATAATAAACATTTTAAATATGATGCAGTAGCGCAGCAAAAAAGACAAGTAGGTTCTACATTTAAACCATTTGTGTATGCAACAGCAATTAATCAATTAAGAATGTCTCCTTGTGATGAGTTACCAAATACACCATATACAATTCCTAAAGGGAAATATGGAATTCCTAAAGATTGGATGCCTGAAAATTCTGATGGTAAATATGGAGGAATGATTACTTTAAAAGATGCATTAGCAGGTTCTGTAAATGTGATTTCTGCAAATTTGATGGATAAAGTTACCCCAGAAAATGTGGTGCGTTTAGCAAAAGCAGCAGGAATTGAAACAGATATTCCAGCAAATCCATCCTTAGCATTAGGAGCTGTAGAGTTATCATTATACGAAATGGTAAGTGCTTACAGTACATTTGCCAATAAAGGTTTACGAGTTAGACCTATGATTATTACAAGAATTGAAGATAAAAACGGAACTGTTTTAAAAGATTTTACACCACAAACACAAGAAGTTTTAAGTGAAGAATCTGCGTATGTTATTTTAGATTTATTAAAAGGGGTAACAGAATCTGGATCAGGAATTAGGTTGCGATCAACATATTCTTCCGCAGGAAAAGCTGCTACAGGTTTTCCATATTTATTTACAAATCCTATAGCTGGTAAAACTGGTACAACTCAAAATCAATCAGATGGTTGGTTTATGGGAATTGTGCCAAATTTAGCAACTGGTGTTTGGGCTGGTGGAGAAGATAGAGCAACACATTTTGCAGGTATTTCTAAAGGTCAAGGAGCAACAATGGCATTACCTACTTGGGCATTATTTATGAAAAAATGTTATGAAGATAAAACTTTAAATATTAGTAAAGAAGATTTTGAAAAACCAGAAGATTTAACCATTAATATAGATTGTATAGATAAATCTGATGAAGAAATAAACACAAATACTGGCGGAGATATAGATTTTTAA
- a CDS encoding 3-oxoacid CoA-transferase subunit B → MLDKNGIAKRIAQEVQNGFYVNLGIGIPTLVANYVREDIEVEFQSENGVLGMGPFPFDGEEDADIINAGKQTITTMPGASFFDSSMSFAMIRGKHVDLTILGAMEVSENGDIANWKIPGKMVKGMGGAMDLVASAENIIVAMMHTNKAGESKILKRCSLPLTGVGCVTKVVTNLAVLEVKNNAFHLLERAPGVSIQEIKNATEGTLVVSGEILEMNI, encoded by the coding sequence ATGTTAGATAAGAATGGCATTGCAAAAAGAATTGCACAAGAAGTTCAAAACGGGTTTTACGTAAATTTAGGAATCGGAATCCCTACTTTGGTTGCCAATTATGTAAGAGAAGATATAGAAGTTGAGTTTCAAAGCGAAAATGGAGTTTTAGGAATGGGACCTTTTCCTTTTGATGGCGAAGAAGATGCAGATATTATAAATGCAGGGAAACAAACGATAACAACAATGCCTGGAGCAAGTTTTTTTGATTCATCTATGAGTTTTGCTATGATTCGTGGTAAACATGTAGATTTAACAATTCTGGGTGCTATGGAAGTTTCAGAAAATGGCGATATTGCCAATTGGAAAATTCCAGGTAAAATGGTAAAAGGTATGGGAGGAGCTATGGATTTAGTTGCTTCCGCAGAAAATATTATTGTAGCAATGATGCACACTAATAAAGCAGGTGAATCTAAAATTTTAAAACGCTGTTCTTTGCCTTTAACAGGTGTTGGTTGTGTAACAAAAGTAGTTACAAATTTAGCAGTATTAGAAGTTAAAAACAATGCATTTCATTTATTAGAAAGAGCTCCAGGAGTTTCTATACAAGAAATTAAAAATGCTACAGAAGGAACATTAGTTGTAAGTGGGGAAATTCTTGAAATGAATATTTAA
- a CDS encoding CoA transferase subunit A: MINKKVNNVQEALVGVENGMTFMLGGFGLCGIPENAISELVKLDVREVTCISNNAGVDDFGLGLLLQNKQIKKMISSYVGENEEFERQMLSGELEVELTPQGTLAEKCRAAQAGFPAFYTPAGYGTEVAEGKETREFDGKMYVLEPAFKADFAFVKAWKGDAAGNLVFKGTSRNFNPNMCGAATITVAEVEEMVEVGELNPNNIHIPGIFVQRIFEGKNYEKRIEQRTVRKHN, from the coding sequence ATGATAAACAAAAAAGTAAATAATGTTCAAGAAGCTTTAGTAGGCGTAGAAAACGGAATGACTTTTATGTTAGGCGGGTTTGGTTTATGTGGAATTCCTGAAAATGCAATTTCTGAGCTTGTAAAATTAGATGTTAGAGAAGTTACCTGTATTTCTAATAATGCAGGTGTAGATGATTTTGGTTTGGGTTTATTGCTTCAAAATAAGCAAATTAAAAAAATGATTTCTTCTTATGTTGGCGAAAATGAAGAGTTTGAGCGTCAAATGTTGTCAGGAGAATTAGAGGTAGAGTTAACGCCTCAAGGAACTTTAGCAGAAAAATGTAGAGCTGCTCAAGCAGGATTTCCTGCATTTTATACGCCTGCAGGTTATGGAACAGAAGTTGCAGAAGGAAAAGAAACGAGAGAGTTTGATGGAAAAATGTATGTATTAGAACCTGCTTTTAAAGCAGATTTTGCATTTGTAAAAGCTTGGAAAGGAGATGCTGCAGGAAACTTAGTTTTTAAAGGAACCTCAAGAAATTTTAATCCAAATATGTGTGGCGCAGCAACAATTACAGTTGCAGAAGTAGAAGAAATGGTTGAGGTTGGGGAGTTAAATCCTAATAATATTCATATTCCTGGAATTTTTGTGCAACGTATTTTTGAAGGAAAAAATTACGAAAAAAGAATTGAACAACGAACTGTACGTAAACACAATTAA
- a CDS encoding exodeoxyribonuclease III yields the protein MKIISYNVNGIRAALKKGFLDWLQAANPDVICIQETKAHKEQLDLSEFENAGYPYHYWFSAQKKGYSSVAVFCKEKPNHIEYGTGIESMDFEGRNLRVDFDEVSIMSLYLPSGTNSERLDFKFTYMDEFHEYINNLTQEIPNLVICGDYNICHEEIDIHNPKMKGVSGFLPEERTWLGNFINSGFVDSFRFVNPDAQEYSWWSYRANSRANNKGWRLDYAMVSNPLKEKISRAYILSEAKHSDHCPIALELDI from the coding sequence ATGAAAATAATATCATACAACGTAAACGGAATTAGAGCTGCATTAAAAAAAGGCTTTTTAGATTGGTTACAAGCTGCAAATCCAGATGTAATTTGTATTCAAGAAACCAAAGCACATAAAGAGCAACTAGATCTTTCTGAATTTGAAAACGCTGGTTATCCTTATCATTATTGGTTTTCTGCACAAAAAAAAGGCTATTCTTCTGTGGCAGTTTTTTGTAAAGAAAAACCAAATCATATAGAATATGGAACAGGAATTGAGTCTATGGATTTTGAAGGTAGAAATTTACGTGTAGATTTTGATGAAGTTTCTATAATGAGTTTGTATTTACCTTCGGGAACAAACTCGGAAAGATTAGATTTTAAGTTTACTTATATGGATGAATTTCATGAATATATTAATAATTTAACACAAGAAATTCCGAATTTAGTAATCTGTGGAGATTATAATATTTGTCATGAAGAAATAGATATTCATAATCCAAAAATGAAAGGAGTTTCTGGGTTTTTACCAGAAGAAAGAACTTGGCTTGGCAATTTTATTAATAGCGGATTTGTTGATAGTTTTCGTTTTGTAAATCCAGATGCGCAAGAATATTCTTGGTGGAGTTACAGAGCAAATTCTAGAGCAAATAATAAAGGTTGGCGTTTAGATTATGCGATGGTATCTAATCCTTTAAAGGAAAAAATTAGCAGAGCCTATATTTTATCCGAAGCAAAACATTCAGACCATTGTCCAATAGCATTAGAATTAGATATATAA
- a CDS encoding DUF1761 domain-containing protein gives MEINFYIFFLAALVPLVTGFIWYGPLFGNTWMKEMGFTKESLADKNMALTFILSYVFSFLVAFFLQFIVIHQGGVFSTLLESGSTELQGETLAYFEDFMAKYGTNYRTFKHGALHGTMSGVLFVLPILSIIAMFERKTVKYVAINAGYWIITLAIMGGILCEWA, from the coding sequence ATGGAAATTAATTTTTACATCTTTTTTTTAGCGGCTTTAGTTCCTTTAGTAACTGGTTTTATCTGGTATGGTCCTTTATTTGGAAATACTTGGATGAAAGAAATGGGATTCACTAAAGAATCTTTAGCAGACAAAAATATGGCGCTGACATTTATACTAAGCTATGTGTTTAGTTTTTTAGTTGCTTTCTTTTTACAGTTTATAGTAATTCATCAAGGAGGAGTTTTTTCTACACTTTTAGAATCTGGTTCAACAGAATTACAAGGTGAAACTCTAGCTTATTTTGAAGATTTTATGGCTAAGTATGGTACTAATTACAGAACTTTTAAACACGGAGCTTTACATGGTACAATGTCTGGGGTTCTTTTTGTTTTACCAATTTTATCAATTATTGCAATGTTTGAAAGAAAAACTGTAAAATATGTTGCTATTAATGCAGGTTACTGGATAATAACTTTAGCAATTATGGGTGGTATTTTATGTGAGTGGGCATAG
- a CDS encoding DUF4837 family protein produces the protein MKKILSILLITFLLSSCVGHDKVILKESIGKINKVMVVAKVSDWTGDVGKEVRNSFGELMVGLPQPEPILDVSQVAPNGFSSMMKASRNILIITESTNEGFTVKNNIYAQPQTIVYVQAKDDEGIIKLLQKHKKQIRSIFLEADIKFTQGIFEKDKQDNSNYKTLQNLGISLTIPKKFNTVDDTGEFLWLRNHLTSGIAKTGSNNILVYSIPLGDESKVADNIVAVRDSIGEKYIPGTDAETQHMITEEAYTPFTFDATIDGKKAYETRGKWEVKNDFMAGPFLNYSVIDKKNNRLIVFEGFTYAPSVNKRAFLFELEAIAKSMKIQ, from the coding sequence ATGAAAAAAATTCTTTCAATTCTATTAATTACTTTTCTATTGTCATCTTGTGTTGGTCATGATAAAGTTATTTTAAAAGAATCTATAGGTAAAATTAACAAAGTAATGGTGGTTGCTAAAGTTAGCGATTGGACAGGAGATGTTGGTAAAGAAGTGCGTAATTCTTTCGGAGAATTAATGGTGGGTTTGCCACAACCAGAACCTATTTTAGATGTTTCTCAAGTTGCTCCTAATGGATTTAGTTCTATGATGAAAGCAAGTAGAAATATTTTAATTATTACAGAAAGTACTAATGAAGGTTTTACTGTAAAGAATAATATTTATGCACAACCACAAACTATTGTGTATGTGCAAGCAAAAGATGATGAAGGTATTATAAAACTTTTACAAAAGCACAAAAAACAAATTAGAAGTATCTTTTTAGAAGCAGATATAAAGTTTACACAAGGTATCTTTGAAAAAGACAAACAAGATAATTCGAATTATAAAACACTTCAAAATTTAGGCATTTCTTTAACGATTCCTAAGAAATTTAATACTGTAGATGATACAGGAGAATTTCTTTGGTTAAGAAACCATTTAACAAGCGGAATTGCAAAAACAGGAAGCAATAATATTTTGGTATATTCAATTCCTTTGGGTGATGAAAGTAAAGTTGCAGATAATATTGTGGCGGTTAGAGATAGTATAGGAGAAAAATATATACCTGGTACAGATGCAGAAACACAACACATGATTACAGAAGAAGCGTATACGCCTTTTACTTTTGATGCAACGATTGATGGAAAAAAAGCCTATGAAACTCGTGGAAAATGGGAAGTAAAAAATGATTTTATGGCGGGGCCTTTTTTAAATTATTCAGTTATTGATAAGAAAAATAACAGATTAATTGTTTTTGAAGGATTTACATACGCGCCATCAGTAAACAAAAGAGCTTTTCTTTTTGAGTTAGAAGCAATTGCAAAATCAATGAAAATTCAATAA
- a CDS encoding gliding motility lipoprotein GldH, with product MEIILRRNRSFIYLLVLLFFVSCNDKIEFTKYKSLPDASWQANKNISFEFTVVDTILPKDLFINIRNNNNYPFSNLYVITELNFPNGNKIVDTLQYEMADETGKFLGKGFTEIKENKLFYKEQKVFPISGKYKLNIRHAMRKNGEVEVIPFLEGVQDVGFSIEKTK from the coding sequence ATGGAGATAATTCTCAGGAGAAATAGAAGTTTTATTTATTTACTTGTGCTTCTTTTTTTTGTTTCTTGTAATGATAAAATAGAGTTTACAAAATATAAATCATTACCAGATGCTTCTTGGCAAGCCAATAAAAACATTTCTTTTGAGTTTACAGTAGTAGATACAATTTTACCAAAAGATCTATTTATCAATATTAGAAATAATAATAACTATCCTTTTAGTAATTTATATGTAATTACAGAATTAAATTTCCCCAACGGTAACAAAATTGTTGATACTTTGCAATATGAAATGGCAGATGAAACAGGTAAGTTTTTAGGCAAAGGATTTACAGAAATTAAAGAAAATAAATTATTCTATAAAGAGCAAAAAGTATTTCCTATATCAGGAAAATATAAGTTAAATATTCGTCATGCAATGAGAAAGAATGGAGAAGTTGAAGTTATTCCGTTTTTAGAAGGAGTGCAAGATGTTGGTTTTAGCATAGAAAAAACAAAATAA
- a CDS encoding regulatory iron-sulfur-containing complex subunit RicT gives MACGSCGTTENGVPKGCKSNGNCGTGTCGSGSEKLAVFDWLSNMTLPSGEERFNIYEIRFKNGRKHFFKNTENLTISMGDIVAVESSPGHDVGIVSLSGELVKVQMKKRKISVDHEDVKKIYRKASQKDIDIWQASRDKEEETQRRGREILGRLGLQMKLSDVEYQGDGNKATFYYTAETRVDFRQLIRDLASAFSIRVEMKQVGARQEAARLGGIGSCGRELCCSTWLTDFRKVSTSAARYQQLSLNPLKLAGQCGKLKCCLNFELDTYLDALKSFPKQDVVLKTEKGDAVFVKMDIFKKHLWYTYKEERFKWFRLSLDQVQEIIEQNKKNEKSISLEEYESEIEIPEKVNFEDAVGQDSLTRFDVPKSSKRRKNNRKKKAVAVANSSSENTRKPQQNRKPNQNRKPRPASNDATSTQNVARRKPQRRKSRPVVNDANITNEVAKKKPQKRKPRPNAANAKISDNVTKQKPQQRKPRPVAKPKGETKTKPEVNPKVKGQQNQPKAEGTRANKPRRNNRNRKNNKPKNGDNSQEK, from the coding sequence ATGGCATGTGGAAGTTGTGGTACAACAGAAAATGGAGTACCAAAAGGTTGCAAGAGTAATGGTAATTGTGGTACAGGTACTTGTGGAAGTGGAAGCGAAAAATTAGCAGTTTTTGATTGGCTTTCTAACATGACTTTACCAAGTGGAGAAGAGCGTTTTAATATTTATGAAATCCGTTTTAAAAACGGAAGAAAACATTTTTTTAAAAATACAGAGAATTTAACAATTTCTATGGGAGATATTGTTGCCGTAGAAAGTTCTCCAGGTCATGATGTTGGTATCGTTTCTTTAAGCGGCGAATTGGTAAAAGTACAAATGAAAAAGCGTAAAATTTCTGTAGATCATGAAGATGTTAAGAAAATTTACAGAAAAGCTTCTCAAAAAGATATAGATATTTGGCAAGCATCTAGAGATAAAGAAGAAGAAACGCAAAGAAGAGGTAGAGAAATTCTTGGAAGATTAGGTTTGCAAATGAAACTTTCTGATGTCGAATATCAGGGAGATGGAAATAAAGCTACTTTTTATTATACAGCAGAAACAAGAGTAGATTTTAGACAATTAATTAGAGACTTAGCTAGCGCATTTTCTATTCGTGTGGAAATGAAACAAGTTGGCGCAAGACAAGAAGCTGCAAGATTAGGAGGTATTGGTTCTTGTGGTAGAGAATTATGTTGCTCAACTTGGTTAACAGATTTTAGAAAAGTATCAACTTCTGCGGCACGTTATCAACAACTATCTTTAAATCCCTTAAAACTAGCAGGGCAATGTGGAAAACTTAAATGCTGTTTAAATTTTGAGTTAGACACATATTTGGATGCTTTAAAATCTTTTCCAAAGCAAGATGTAGTTTTAAAAACAGAAAAAGGAGATGCAGTTTTTGTTAAAATGGATATCTTTAAAAAACATCTTTGGTACACATATAAAGAAGAACGATTTAAATGGTTTAGATTATCATTAGATCAGGTTCAAGAAATTATAGAACAGAATAAAAAGAACGAGAAATCTATTTCGTTAGAAGAATATGAATCTGAGATTGAAATTCCTGAAAAGGTTAATTTCGAAGATGCTGTTGGTCAAGATAGTTTAACTCGTTTTGATGTTCCAAAATCTAGTAAACGAAGAAAAAATAATAGAAAGAAAAAAGCTGTTGCTGTAGCAAATTCATCATCAGAAAATACTAGAAAACCTCAACAAAATAGAAAACCAAATCAGAATAGAAAACCTAGACCAGCTTCTAATGATGCAACTTCTACACAGAATGTTGCAAGAAGAAAACCACAGAGAAGAAAATCCAGACCTGTAGTTAATGATGCAAACATAACAAATGAAGTTGCTAAAAAGAAACCTCAGAAAAGAAAGCCAAGGCCTAATGCTGCTAATGCAAAAATATCAGATAATGTTACTAAACAGAAACCACAACAAAGAAAGCCAAGGCCTGTAGCAAAACCTAAAGGGGAAACAAAAACAAAACCAGAGGTAAACCCGAAGGTTAAAGGACAGCAGAATCAGCCAAAAGCTGAAGGAACTAGAGCAAATAAACCAAGAAGGAATAACAGAAATAGAAAAAATAATAAACCTAAAAATGGAGATAATTCTCAGGAGAAATAG
- a CDS encoding T9SS type A sorting domain-containing protein has translation MEELSVQMNFITSLSVANNPVLKVLNCETNEISSLDVTTNLFLEEMSIGANNIPNIDISNNTELTTLNLKNANNAILDKLDVTGNSNLSCIEVDNVADALAKADWKKDVTATYNVSCKALSKEDFLKENVAAYPNPASSFVEILLSNGLELKKVEIFNATGKKITTAKNTLLNVEELSAGIYFIKITTDKGAINKRIIKD, from the coding sequence TTGGAGGAATTATCTGTTCAGATGAATTTTATAACAAGTTTATCAGTCGCTAATAATCCAGTACTAAAAGTTTTAAATTGTGAAACAAATGAAATCTCAAGTTTAGATGTTACTACGAATCTATTTTTAGAGGAGATGAGTATTGGTGCTAATAATATCCCAAATATCGATATTTCAAATAATACCGAATTAACTACTTTAAATTTAAAAAATGCAAACAATGCTATTTTAGATAAGTTAGATGTTACAGGAAATTCTAATTTAAGCTGTATAGAGGTTGATAATGTTGCTGATGCTTTAGCAAAAGCTGATTGGAAGAAAGATGTAACAGCAACGTATAACGTTTCTTGTAAAGCGTTATCTAAAGAAGATTTCTTAAAAGAAAATGTTGCAGCATATCCAAATCCAGCAAGTTCTTTCGTAGAAATTTTATTATCAAATGGTTTAGAATTGAAAAAAGTAGAAATTTTTAATGCAACAGGTAAAAAAATAACTACGGCTAAAAACACTCTTTTAAATGTTGAAGAATTATCAGCAGGAATTTATTTTATTAAAATTACTACAGATAAAGGAGCAATTAATAAAAGAATTATAAAAGACTAA